GGTGGTGCACCGGGACGGGATACTCCCGCGCCTGCCCGCCGTGCCCGGCAAGGGCGAGGTGCTGTGGCGCTCGCTGCTCGTCACCCGCGGGGACATCGTCTGCTTCGTCGACGCGGACCTCAGGGACTTCTCGTCCGAATTCGTCTCCGGGATCGTGGGCCCGCTGCTCACCGAGCCGGACGTGGACCTGGTGAAGGCCATGTACGACCGCCCCCTCGGCACTGAGTTCGATTCGCTCGCCTCCGGCAAGACCGCAGCGCAGGGCGGCCGGGTCACCGAGCTGATGGCGCGCCCGCTGCTCAACATGCACTGGCCGCAGCTCGCCGGCTTCGTGCAGCCGCTCGGCGGCGAGTACGCGGCCCGCCGCTCGCTGCTGGAGCAGCTGCCGTTCCCCGTGGGGTACGGCGTGGAGCTGGGCATGCTCGTCGACGCCCTGCACCTGGCGGGCCTGGACGCCCTCGCCCAGGTGGACGTCGGAGTGCGCAAGCACCGGCACCAGGACGGGCAGGCGCTGGGCAGGATGGCCGCCGCGATCTACCGCACGGCTCAGCTGCGGCTGGCCCGGGGGCATCTGATCCGGCCGTCCCTGACACAGTTCGAGCGGGGCGAGGACGGCTTCGAGCCGCGGACGTACTCCGTGGACACCGAGGAACGTCCGCCGATGGTGGAGATCGCCGAGTACCAGACGCGGAAAGCGGCCTGACCGGGGCCGTTTTCGGCCGGGTACGGAAGATCCGTACGTTTGAGCGTTTCCGGGCCGGGCTAGGTTGAGGCTTATGGCTTCAACGTACGGTGCTGCACAGGTGCTGGTGGCCTCCAACCGCGGTCCGGTTTCCTACACGGTGGGCGAGGACGGTTCGCTGGACGCCAAACGGGGCGGTGGCGGGCTGGTCTCCGGCCTCTCCGCGATCGGCTCGGACGGGGACGCGCTGTGGGTGTGCTCGGCGCTGTCCGACGGCGACCGGGAGGCGGTGAGGCGCGGGGTCGGCGAGGACGGCGTGCGGATGCTGGACATTCCGGCCGACGTGCACGCCGACGCGTACAACGGCATCGCGAACTCGGTCCTGTGGTTCGTGCACCACATGCTCTACCAGACCCCACTGGAGCCGGTCTTCGACGCGGAGTTCCGGCGGCAGTGGGCGTCCTACGAGACGTACAACCGGGCGTTCGCCGAGGCGCTGGCCGAGGAGGCGGCGCGGGGTGCGGCGGTGGTGGTGCAGGACTACCACCTGTGCCTGGTGCCGGGGATGCTCCGCGAGCTGCGCCCGGACCTCAGGATCGGCCACTTCTCGCACACGCCGTGGGCGCCGCCGGAGTACTTCGCGATGCTCCCGGACGACATCCGCGCGCAGTTGGTGTGGGGGATGCTGGGCGCGGACCGGCTGGGGTTCCTCACCGGGCGGTGGGCGCAGGCGTTCATGAGCTGCGCCGGGGGCACGGACGGCGAACGGATCTTCCCGTTGTGGCCGAGCGGCGCCCCGAGATCCATCGAGCACACGCCGACCGGGCATCCCCCGCTGCGCACCACGTGGATCGGCGTGCACGGGCTGGGGGCCGACGCGGACTTCCTGCGCAAGCGGGCGCACGAGCCGGACGTCGAGGAGCGGATGGCCGCGCTGCGGCAGGAGATCGGCGAGGGCCGCCGCACCATCGTCCGGGTCGACCGCACCGAGCTGTCCAAGAACATCGTGCGCGGGTTGCTGGCGTACCGGCAGCTGCTGTCGGACCACCCCGAGTGGCGTGGGCGGGTCGTGCACGTCGCCTTCGCGTACCCCTCGCGGCAGGACCTCGCGGTGTACCGGGACTACACGGCCGAGGTGCGGCGGCTCGCGGACGAGATCAACGCCGAGTACGGCACGCCGGGCTGGAAGCCGGTCGTGCTGCACGTCAAGGACGACTTCGCCCGCTCGCTGGCCGCCTACCGGCTGGCCGACGTGGCCCTGGTCAACCCCATCCGGGACGGCATGAACCTCGTCGCCAAGGAGGTCCCGGTCGTCTCCGACGCGGGCTGCGCGCTGGTGCTGTCGCGGGAGGCCGGGGCGCACGCGGAGCTCGGCGAGGACGCGATCACGGTGAACCCCTACGACGTGACGGGCACGGCGGCGGCCCTGCACGAGGCCCTGTCGATGCGCCCGGAGGAACGCGCCGAGCGCAGCAAGCGCCTGGCCGCGGCGGCGACGGCACTGCCGCCTGCACAGTGGTTCGTCGACCAGCTCGATGCGCTGAGGAGCTGAGCAGCACCATGCCGACGTCACCGTCGCTGTCCACTCCCAGCACCAAGGCGGGCCGGGAGGGGCTCGACGCCCTTCTCGCGCGCCCCGGCAAGGCGTTGATCGGGCTCGACTTCGACGGGACGCTCGCGCCGATCGTGGCCGATCCGGAGCGGGCCCGGGCCCACCCGCGGGCGCTGGCCGCGCTGGCGGCGCTCGCGCCGAAGGTGGCCGCCGTGGCGGTGATCACCGGCCGGCCGGCCGAGGTCGCGGTGCGCAACGGCGGCTTCGCGGGCGCGCCGGGACTGGAACACCTGGTCGTCCTCGGCCACTACGGCGCCGAGCGGTGGGACGCCCGCAGCGGCAAGGTCACCGCCCCCGACCCGCACCCCGGCGTAGACGCCGTCCGCGCCGAGCTGCCCGGGCTCCTCGACGGGAGCGGGACCTGGGTCGAGGACAAGGGCCGGGCAGTAGCCGTGCACACCCGCCGGGCCGCCGACCCGCAGGCCGCCTTCGAGGCCCTGCGCGAGCCGCTCACCGACCTGGCGACCCGGCACGGCCTGATCGTCGAGCCTGGCCGCATGGTCCTGGAACTGCGCCCGCCCGGCATGGACAAGGGCGTCGCCCTCGCCGGCTTCGCCCGGGAGATCGGCGCCGGGTCCGTCCTCTACGGCGGCGACGACCTGGGCGACCTGCCCGCCTACGCCGCCGTCGACACCCTGCGCGCGGACGGCACCCCGGGCCTGCTGGTGTGCAGCGGCAGCGACGAGGTGACCGAGCTCAGGGAGCGGGCGGACCTGGTGGTGGACGGCCCGGAGGGGGTCGTACGACTGCTGGGGGCGCTGGCGGACCGGCTGGGCTGAAGGCCGCGCCCTCAGGGGCTAGACCCGGAGCGGGCCCGGCCCCACCCCGAGGCACTGCCCGCTGGCGGCGCTCGCGCCGCAGGCGGCCGCCGTGGCGACGATCACCGGCCGGCCGAGGTCGCGGCGCGCAACGGCGGCTTCGCAGGCGCACCGGGTCTCGCCGCTGAAGACCGCGCCCTCAGGGGCGCGGGGAACTGCGCGAACAACCACGACGCACCCGCACCCTGCGACGGCCGGACAGCCCACGGTCCTCAGCGTTCCGCCCGACGCGCCTCCCGTATCCGCCGCAGCCGATTGACCGTCACCGGGTCATGGGCTAGGGCCCGTGGATCGTCCAGCAGGGCGTTGAGGAGCTGGTAGTAGCGCACGGGGGCGAGGCCCAGCTCCTCGCGGACGGCGCGTTCCTTCGCGCCGGGGCCGGAGAACCCGCGGCGTTCGAGCGCGAGGATGTCCCGCTCCCGGCGCCCGAGCCGCGTCCCGTCGTACTCCTCGTCCATGCCCGGCACCGTAGCGCCCGCCACCGACAACGCCTACTCCGCGCTCTCCGCC
This is a stretch of genomic DNA from Streptomyces hawaiiensis. It encodes these proteins:
- the otsB gene encoding trehalose-phosphatase, yielding MPTSPSLSTPSTKAGREGLDALLARPGKALIGLDFDGTLAPIVADPERARAHPRALAALAALAPKVAAVAVITGRPAEVAVRNGGFAGAPGLEHLVVLGHYGAERWDARSGKVTAPDPHPGVDAVRAELPGLLDGSGTWVEDKGRAVAVHTRRAADPQAAFEALREPLTDLATRHGLIVEPGRMVLELRPPGMDKGVALAGFAREIGAGSVLYGGDDLGDLPAYAAVDTLRADGTPGLLVCSGSDEVTELRERADLVVDGPEGVVRLLGALADRLG
- a CDS encoding glucosyl-3-phosphoglycerate synthase: MLEEVERWLSTRSWSANDRPLHQILAAKQRTGQTVSVVLPALNEEATVGDIVAVIRHDLMRQVPLVDELVVVDSGSTDRTSEVAAAAGARVVHRDGILPRLPAVPGKGEVLWRSLLVTRGDIVCFVDADLRDFSSEFVSGIVGPLLTEPDVDLVKAMYDRPLGTEFDSLASGKTAAQGGRVTELMARPLLNMHWPQLAGFVQPLGGEYAARRSLLEQLPFPVGYGVELGMLVDALHLAGLDALAQVDVGVRKHRHQDGQALGRMAAAIYRTAQLRLARGHLIRPSLTQFERGEDGFEPRTYSVDTEERPPMVEIAEYQTRKAA
- a CDS encoding alpha,alpha-trehalose-phosphate synthase (UDP-forming), coding for MASTYGAAQVLVASNRGPVSYTVGEDGSLDAKRGGGGLVSGLSAIGSDGDALWVCSALSDGDREAVRRGVGEDGVRMLDIPADVHADAYNGIANSVLWFVHHMLYQTPLEPVFDAEFRRQWASYETYNRAFAEALAEEAARGAAVVVQDYHLCLVPGMLRELRPDLRIGHFSHTPWAPPEYFAMLPDDIRAQLVWGMLGADRLGFLTGRWAQAFMSCAGGTDGERIFPLWPSGAPRSIEHTPTGHPPLRTTWIGVHGLGADADFLRKRAHEPDVEERMAALRQEIGEGRRTIVRVDRTELSKNIVRGLLAYRQLLSDHPEWRGRVVHVAFAYPSRQDLAVYRDYTAEVRRLADEINAEYGTPGWKPVVLHVKDDFARSLAAYRLADVALVNPIRDGMNLVAKEVPVVSDAGCALVLSREAGAHAELGEDAITVNPYDVTGTAAALHEALSMRPEERAERSKRLAAAATALPPAQWFVDQLDALRS
- a CDS encoding DUF3263 domain-containing protein, whose protein sequence is MDEEYDGTRLGRRERDILALERRGFSGPGAKERAVREELGLAPVRYYQLLNALLDDPRALAHDPVTVNRLRRIREARRAER